A stretch of Parvimonas micra DNA encodes these proteins:
- a CDS encoding MalY/PatB family protein, protein MGRCYDFNEYVDRKNSHAEKWNNMISAGAPKNDHSILSMSIADMEFKCCDEILEALKEPISNGVIGYDCPCEKFFSSFIKWQKEKNNWDIKKEWIVPVPGVVPGIANTILHNTKEGDAVIINTPVYPPFFNAVTLNNRVVVESPLIELEDKYVMDFEDFEKKIVDNNVKLSVLCSPHNPVGRVWTKEELETYGRICRKHNVLMISDEIHGDLILKDYKHIPIASLNEDFLYNTVTLTAPSKTFNIAGLAQSVAVIPNEELRNRFINGLVGYGIFHMASFAAVGFVAAYTYGKEWFEECMSYIEDNIDFAIDFINREIPKVKVKRPEASFLLWLDLRAFDIDHDELHQKLINEGKLLLNSGINYGENARLFFRMNIACNREMLTDGLNRLKKVVDSL, encoded by the coding sequence ATGGGAAGATGTTATGATTTTAATGAATATGTAGACAGAAAAAATTCACATGCTGAAAAATGGAATAATATGATTTCTGCTGGTGCACCGAAGAATGATCATTCAATTTTATCAATGTCTATAGCTGATATGGAATTTAAATGTTGTGATGAAATTTTAGAAGCATTAAAAGAGCCAATATCAAATGGAGTAATAGGATATGACTGTCCTTGTGAAAAGTTTTTTTCATCATTTATCAAATGGCAAAAGGAAAAAAACAATTGGGATATTAAGAAAGAATGGATTGTTCCTGTTCCAGGAGTAGTACCTGGAATAGCAAATACTATTTTGCACAATACTAAAGAGGGAGATGCTGTAATTATAAATACACCAGTTTATCCACCTTTCTTTAATGCAGTAACTTTAAACAATAGAGTTGTTGTCGAAAGTCCATTAATTGAGTTAGAAGACAAATATGTTATGGATTTTGAAGATTTTGAAAAGAAAATCGTTGATAATAACGTTAAACTAAGTGTATTATGTAGTCCTCATAATCCTGTTGGAAGAGTATGGACAAAAGAAGAATTAGAAACATATGGAAGAATTTGTAGGAAACATAATGTATTAATGATTTCTGATGAGATTCATGGTGATTTAATACTTAAGGATTATAAACATATTCCAATTGCCTCTCTTAATGAAGACTTTTTATATAACACTGTTACTTTAACTGCTCCAAGTAAAACTTTTAATATTGCAGGTCTTGCTCAATCTGTTGCTGTAATTCCTAATGAAGAATTGAGAAATAGATTTATTAATGGACTTGTAGGGTATGGAATTTTCCATATGGCAAGTTTTGCAGCAGTTGGTTTTGTCGCTGCTTATACTTATGGTAAAGAATGGTTTGAAGAATGTATGAGTTATATTGAAGATAATATTGACTTTGCAATAGACTTCATAAATAGAGAAATACCAAAGGTAAAAGTAAAAAGACCGGAAGCAAGTTTCTTATTATGGTTAGATCTTAGAGCTTTTGATATTGACCATGATGAGTTACATCAAAAGTTGATAAATGAAGGAAAATTATTACTTAATTCAGGAATAAATTATGGAGAAAACGCAAGACTTTTCTTTA